The genomic window CTAAAACATGTGCTCCCCAACTTCCACAGCGGAAGGCGCTCTCAGCCGCATTGTCTCTGTTGCAACGTTCGGCTCTCTCCACCGGCAGGGAACAAGATAGGGTCACTCTGATTTTCGACGTTGGCACCACCAGCTTTGGCACTTAATGGATTGTCCTTtgaaatttctgccagctcctaaacgatcccaccaccagttacagattcccctcccctcccgtctcTACACTCTCAGGAACTGCTCACTTCTTGACTCCCTGCTACGTTCATCAGTTcccacccaccgctctctgttcCGCGCATCTTCCCTTGCAATTGGAGAAGATGGCACATCGGTCTTTTCGCCTTCCTTTCCCTACATCCACGGACCCAAACCATAATCGCAGGGGAAGGAGTgatgcacttgcacttcttccaagctAGTTGCTGCATTCGGAGTTCATAATGTGGCCATCTGCAcatcggagaaaccaaatgcagactggatgATCGTCTCAGGGAAAACTTGCGCTCACTGGGGAGGTGACCACCGGGCTTCCTGATGCATGCCACTTGAATTATCGATACCTGTCCCATTTCGACTTATCTGTCAGTGGCTTACTTTACTGCCTCAGAGAGTTCTGGCAtaaccatgtttttttttctttcgtcTAGCCAGCTTGAAACTTTCTGGAACGAACGCGCAAATGCCCAGCTTACGTAAACTGCCTTCTCTTCGTTTCATATTGCCACGAGTTCTCAGcccatttctttaaaatgttcgCTAACGAACAGTTCTCTTGTGCATTATCATCATCAATACCAACCTCCACGTCTTttcttttgtcttacacctcactaTTCATCCACCCAccgccagttctgatgaagagaccCAGACCCAGACATATATTTGGAAGattaggaaggatatcagtaagattgataaagtgaaaggagatttactagaatgttgccgggtcttcaggagttgagacACAGGGACAGATTGAACAGGTtcgggctttattctttggagcgcagaagaatgaaggaagatttgatagaggtttacaaatttatgaggggtatagagttaatgcgagcaggctttttccacctagattaggagagataagtacgagaggacatggctttagggtgaaaggggaaaggcttgggggaacattagggggaacttctttactcaaagagtggtgggagtatggaacgggctgccatctgacgtagtaaatgtgggctcactcttgagttttaagaatgaattggatagatacatggatgggagaggtctggagggttatggattgggagcaggtaaattggactagcggaataacgtttcggcaagactagaagggccgaatggcctgctttctctgctgtagtgttctatggttctatctactggcttctctttccacaaatggtcTTGGTTGGCTCAGTTGCTTCatcacttctgtttttgtttgagattaGGGGCAATTTGCTGTGATTTACTAACCTGGGAACGTCTCCCCATCCGCcagcagatgacactaaattaggtgGTATCGCAGACAGTGAGCAAgcttatcaagaattacagcaggAAATTGATCAAGTAAAACCACGGTAGGACATTCACGGTGAACGGTCGGGCCCTGCTGAGTATTGTAGAACGGATGAATCTtgaagtacatagttcactgaaagtggcatcaagtGGGAACAGCATGGTatagcttttggcacgctggccgtCATGAGTCAGTGCATTGAATATGGAAGTTAGGGTGTTTTTTCAGTTCTAAAAGACGTCGTTGTGGTCGCACTTAGAGTATTATATTCaatttttggtcaccttgctttAGGAAACATGACATTAAGTTGGAATTGTTGCAGAAAatacttacaaggatgttgcgagGACTCAAGGGACTCGGTTTTATGGCgtggttggacaagctaggactttatttcttggagcgttAGAGATTAAGGACTGGACTTGTAGAGGTGTATACATCATGAGGGCATATATAGAGCGAATTCCCTCAGGCTTTTTCAATGAGGTTGGGAATCAAGGACTTGGGgctacaggtttaaggtgagatggggaaatatttaatcggaatctgaggggcaaccttttcacccagagagtggttggtatatagaacaagctgccagagaaagttgttgaggcgggtacaataatagcaactaaaagacatttagagaggcatatggagaggagaggagagggtaTATATAGGTCAAACGCCGGGAGATGGGACTCACTTAGGCATACATCTTGGTTAGTATGCACGTGGAGCCGTCGGGCCTTTTAccgtgctgtctaactctatgtCTTTGGGACTGGATGACCTTGTCTTTGTGAAGTTGGGGGAATCTGGAGGATGGAAGGACGCTTCACACAGACATTACTCGAAGATACCATCGATTTCGGGTCAGCGGTGCTGTGAAGCAGAAACTCCACATGCTGCGCCCACCTGCCGAGCTGGAAGCAAAGCAGAACTAGGCAGTTTTGCACTTTAGTGTTGGAGACAGATTAACACTAACCCCAATTCCTGGCATTTCTGAAGCCCGGGTCCCAGCCGCTGGAGTCCTTCATGTCGAATGTAGCAGCTCTCCATATCGAGGTGTTTTATTGCATCACAGAGCACAATGGCATGTGATAGAACAGCGCAGTCAATCGGGGTCAGTGGCAATTCACTGAATGAAAGGGTTTCCGCAGATCCCAGTGTGGCCTGGGCGAGTTTACCATCCTGAGACTCAGTCACGTATTGCAGTGTGTTCAGCAGTTTCCTTTTGCCAGATTCTCTCGCTGTGTTCCCAATCTGGCGTTTAATCTCCTCTCGCACCCAGTCATTAACTTGCCGTGCTGTTTGGTCAGGAAATGGACCCATAAATTCCTCCAGAAGCCAGGGTGACCTATTATAGGAGAGACCAACAAGGAAACGGAGAAATAACTCAAATCGTCCATCTTCCTCAagctgggcttcagtgaggattTTCTTGATATCACTGGGATCAGAGCGCAGGAATTGTGCGAGTGCAGCTACgaactcttggatggtgaggtgtgggaatgtgtacaccacgCTCCTGGCAgaatcctctctctccaaaagttccatcagCAACCCGGACAGGAACTGGGAAGGTTTCAAATCGTATTTGATCAAATCATCAGCTGTAAACACAACCTTCTTCTCGGACACTCCTGCGAAGGCCATATTACCAATCATTTGGAACACATCGTTGGGATTTTCAATCTCACGGCCgtggtttttcaggatgttgtaaatataaTGGGAATATGTTTGGGTGATGGTATTGGGTGTACAGCACCACTTGTTATCTCTTTTTATGTCGATTGGGCCCAGCGATTCGTTAATCATTGAGCAGTATGATGGAttgtagctcatggtgtacaggatctcGTTCTCCTGCACatgtttgaaaacagctgctCCCACCGACTCATCTTCAAAATATCTGTTGAAATATTCCTTCCGGTGCTCACCAgcaaatcccaggatttcagcccagacaCTGATCTCAGCCTTTTCTAATAAATGTAACGCAGTGGGGCGGGTGGTCACTAGAactgaacaccctgggagcagcttgtgctggattagactgtacacaatgtcagacacATCATACCACCGCTCGGGATCTGTGCACACCTGCTGAGGTCGTGTGTTTCTTCGCCTGTCAGTAAAATCGATCCTGTccttgaattcatccaaaccatcaAATACAAACAACAATACCTCCGGGTTCTTCCAAACCTCTACCAGGGTATTCTCAAGGTAACGGTACTGACCAAGAATCAGTTCCTTCAAGCttattttgtctttaattttgtttaaatccCGGAATGTGAAACTGAAGACAAATTGGAAGTGTTGGAATATTTTCCCCGTGGCCCAGTCATAAACAATCTTTTGAACCATTGTAGTTTTCCCGATCCCCGGGACTCCGAACAATCCTGCGGAACTCCCAATAGTGATTCTACTCAAAGAAAAACCACTCCTGAATAACTGATCAGTCCGGAGTTTTTCCAGCTCTTCCCggagatgtttctctctccactcttcaTGATCCCGACCTCTTGCCATCAGCTCAGGCTCCACGAGTCTCCGATCTCGAAGAGAGGAAACGACCGTGAGCTCACGGTATCGATCAGCCAGCTTGaaacctttcccctcctccaggaCTGTTTCCATTTTTAGAGTTTCTGTTTCTGCCCGCAATATTTCCTTGTGTTTCCGCTGAAGATCTTCCGagagaataaaatgttaaaagtttaacgtaaaaacataaattaacaaattcAATTCCATTATCAAGCTCATAAAATTAATGCTCTGCTTTGCATGGGCAAGGATAATTTGCATGTCTGGTACAGGTACAGAACTCTACAGTGGCAAGAGTCCAAGAAAAATATCACTGACTCATATGTTAATATTAACATGTGCTAAGGCGAACCCTCCCTTCCATCAAGGACATCGCTAGgagctggtgcctcaagaagtcggCATCCATAAGGATCTCACCATCtgggaaatgccctcttctcgttactactataagggaggaggtacagcagcctaaagacccacagtcaacgattTACAGGCAGCTTCTTCCACTGCgctaccagatttctgaacggtccatgaacttatgaacactacctcgttatttctgtTTGTACTATTGATTGATTTTGCTATTCattgtatgtctttgcattgtactgttgccgcaaCCCAAAAAtattcatgtcatataagtcagtgtgAATAAACGTGACCCTGATTATGATCTTTCTCTCAAATATCCCTGCTGTCCCATCTATCTTGTTACAGATACCTTGAATTACAACGATACTCTTCATCTGTTTTCTGCTTCGTGAACTTgtatcctgcctgacctgcagtcAACGCCTCCCAATATGTCAGCGGTTATCATCCTATTGACATTAAACGAACTATGGAAGTCCACACATTTCCCCGTTTCATTTATTCTACGCTGCAGCCCCTTGTGGACATATCCGGTTACCAAAAAGATGATCTGAAGTTGCAACAGGAGCAGTTCATTTACCCGCTAGTATCATGCCTGCTCCATCCTCCGCTCTACCCCACTACTTCCCAATAACTTTTGACTTCCGGACCCACCGAATATCAAGCTACCGTCAAATAAGTGACCGCAGagactggaatcaggagcaacagtCAATAagatggaggaattcagcgggtcaggaagcggcggtggagggaaatggatagtcgatatTTGCGATTCAACCGTCAATCTGGAATGAACGATAGGGGGGAGGTAGCCAGGAAAAAAGGGATTAGGGAAAGGGCTGGAGCAAGATCTGGTAAACGAGAGGTGGCTATAGATGAGGGATTGTGAAATCCAGGTGAGGGACTGAAGAAGGGAAAGAGCGACTGAGGCTGGGAgttgataggtggaggcagcgtAGGGCTGGAGACGATAGAATCTCATTgaaaaggaaggtgaagcattGAAGCAAATAATAGGGAGGGGACAGATGGGTTGGTGGAGCATTTGCAACTATGATACACATTGGCGACACCATAGGGGCAAAGAGCTCATAAAAA from Pristis pectinata isolate sPriPec2 chromosome 44, sPriPec2.1.pri, whole genome shotgun sequence includes these protein-coding regions:
- the LOC127566670 gene encoding NACHT, LRR and PYD domains-containing protein 3-like produces the protein MWRRLKRHWPFGCSATQHEITTGCTPPKRSCGQEADQKPSISDLVSIWGEDELLQLTQFFRDRLEQAAEDGVAGLSSMLKEQRRFSAEEHLKLTDLAEKGKRKECSKEFLDLVMKKGSWARKVMWESFVKMPNKSPKLDKILKEIQELGPGVFECMNNAQELPQLPSELKDLQRKHKEILRAETETLKMETVLEEGKGFKLADRYRELTVVSSLRDRRLVEPELMARGRDHEEWREKHLREELEKLRTDQLFRSGFSLSRITIGSSAGLFGVPGIGKTTMVQKIVYDWATGKIFQHFQFVFSFTFRDLNKIKDKISLKELILGQYRYLENTLVEVWKNPEVLLFVFDGLDEFKDRIDFTDRRRNTRPQQVCTDPERWYDVSDIVYSLIQHKLLPGCSVLVTTRPTALHLLEKAEISVWAEILGFAGEHRKEYFNRYFEDESVGAAVFKHVQENEILYTMSYNPSYCSMINESLGPIDIKRDNKWCCTPNTITQTYSHYIYNILKNHGREIENPNDVFQMIGNMAFAGVSEKKVVFTADDLIKYDLKPSQFLSGLLMELLEREDSARSVVYTFPHLTIQEFVAALAQFLRSDPSDIKKILTEAQLEEDGRFELFLRFLVGLSYNRSPWLLEEFMGPFPDQTARQVNDWVREEIKRQIGNTARESGKRKLLNTLQYVTESQDGKLAQATLGSAETLSFSELPLTPIDCAVLSHAIVLCDAIKHLDMESCYIRHEGLQRLGPGLQKCQELGLGRNQLGDSGVKLLSEAVMKPGCQIQTLRLVMNDLTDYCAEDLVSILTSSCTLKELDLSDNALGDSGVKVLSKALKNPNCKILKLRLRANGLTAACAADLSSALAANQWLEELELGNNDLQDAGVRLLSAALTNPESKIRTLDLCCNGLTASSAKDLAFAVGRKFSLTELNLGDNELGDSAAKLVSAVTTESDHKIKTLWLFKTGLTDSCTGDLVSILSTMPSLMYVNLKYNSFTDRSIPSLRRLIINHQNLKCIGLEGNQFSSDGRNQLKSLQKSRPGLSVEL